In Vicia villosa cultivar HV-30 ecotype Madison, WI linkage group LG7, Vvil1.0, whole genome shotgun sequence, the DNA window aaaataatttaatattttaataagatGCATCAAAATTAaccattttaatatatatatatatatatatatatatatatatatatatatatatatatatatatatatatatatatatatatatatatatatgaggagagatcaaattacactcAAATCTTTACTTCACTTATGGAATAATTTATTCTGAATTAAGAAAGAATAAGATATCCCTACCTTTAGAAGACTTTGCGAAAAATTTGGATTTTCCTCACGAGGGACCTCTCTTTAATCCAGATGAACAAGGGCACAATTTCAACTACTAGATTGTTGCCTCCTCGTTTCCGATCAATCCAAAGTCTTTAGTACTTACCCCATTCACTATTGGATACACGCATCTTAAAATTAGTTTGATTTAGTATGTGGTTAATCACATAATCTTTATAAGGAAAAGCAACTTCAATCACCTAACTAGATTTGACGTTGTGATtgcaaataaaattgaaataaattggGCAAGTAAAGTGATACAACACATGATAGAAAGCAAAAGAAATGTGATATGTCTACCATAAGGTGACTTGGTCACAAAGATCCTTGAATTAATTGGCTTCAACCTCAAAGGAGAAGATTTTGAGGAAGATGTAATAAAGATATGAGAAGTTAGGCTTTGAATGATGAGGTACAATATTTTTAATGGAAAATCAATTCAAAAACCcttcaaaggaaagaaaatatGAATGAAATAGTAGAATCAAGAAGCACCCATGAATATGGAATATTTCACCTATGACATCCCCGAAATGTCTTCTGTTGAATACCTACTCAACGAAGTAATCAAAAGAATAAAGAGGACAAATGAGAATATCAACTTCTTGGCTTTTCACTTTGCCAAGGACTTAAGGTAACTACCTCCAGGGATGTTCACTGATGATGATGACGATAATGAAGAGTATCCTCACTTATGTGTTTTTAGTATTTAAGTGTGTTTAAATTTTCCGTCCTTcatgcattatttcaattcctacaACTTCTTGTTTTGTATAACTTCAATGCCAGTATTTTTAACTTAAGAAAATAatgcttttttctttttataatatgTTTGACTTTGTGAACAATGTGTTTGcatatttaaaaatatgtgtTGTATCTTTACCTTTTTTCGATTATGACATAGGGGGAGTAGAGTATACTCTCTAATCATGTGAGGGGCGAGTTTAATCATTCCAATGTTTATctacatgttttttattttacCACCTTCCTAAGATATACGTTGACACATTCAAAAAGGGGGAAAATGCATAACTATGTACTTGCATGCATAATCAATAAGTGATAAAGGCTAAAAATAAGAAAGACCTATCTATCCCTGATGATGTTATGGtcttgatgatgacaacacctaAAGTAGGAACAACACTTGAAGTGGCTTTGATGATAATAAGTTATGAAGACAAGTAATGACTGAAGTTAACTTGAGTGGTCAAAGATGTACAAGATGGTTGATCGAGTTATTCCTCTGAATCAAGATAAAGAATTAAGGTTTGTGACCACCAATGATATATTTACTCTTTATTGATGGTGACTAACTTGAACGTTTCTCAAGCCTAAAAAGATTAAAGTGAAGTTCTTATTTGATTAGTATATCCGGCAAAAGGACTTGAAGCTTTAGAGTGTAAAAAAGAGGAAGAGTGAAAGCTCGCATGATCGTGTATGTCTAAGTGATCAGTGTTATTTGTAAAGACACAAGGGAGTTTTTGTAAGAAATATGGCTAAAACACATACACacacttaaaattatttttgaagacTCTTTTTTTCAAGtaaaatcactaaaaatatttttggaaccTATAGCTAATTATATGAATTGGGATATTGAAAGTGATTAAGacgtgtgtttgaattgtctaaTCAATTAGATCAAATACCTAATCAATTAGATGAGGTAGAATCAAGTCTATAATGGATTATGGCAGCATCTTAGTGAATGGTGACATCTCTCAATCAAACCCTTATAATTTGGGTACCAATAATCGATTATTGCATATGCCTAATCGATTAGATAATCAATTAGTTTCTTTATTTTGCCCATGGAGTGTTTCCTAAATTGAACCatttcttggcctataaatagatggTTTCCCTTTCATTTGTTAAAAACTAGTAAAACGTGAATATCTCACTTTTCTCTCCTTAATCTCTCTCTAAAATTATTTCTTTTCCCTCGCATATTTGTAGCCATAGTGCTTTGAGAGCATTCTTGAGTTTAGTGAGGAAATTGTTCTAGGTGAAGGGAATTATTGTAAATTTACCATGAGTTCTTTTTCCTCTAAAGTAAATTATTATTCCTCAGGAAGTAATTATTTTGGTTTAGAGCTAAACCTATATAAAATCTCTTTTAGGGATTAATATAAGTCTCTGTTTGGTTCGTGAGCTCCcacattaaaaaaaaactctcCTTTTAAGGTCGTGAAgaataactaaataaaaatattcacaACGGTTATTGAGCTCCGCCCCGTTAAAAGTTCTATCGATTTGAGATTATTCTAGTATAAAATCTCATTCAGTTTTTGAGTTTGGCCTGCGTAAATGCTCAATAAGTTCGAGGTCATCCCGGTAAAAATCTCGATTCGATTCGTGGTCTGCTTGTGTAAAATTAGGTTCATTTTGGAGGATAACCAACTTAAAACCCCAACTTAGTTCGATATCAGCCTGTGCAGCATCTTAGTTTGGTTTATAGACTAATTGTTCAAATCTATGTACATTGTTTATCGTGAAGACTAACCGTTTTATTCCTCAGTTCGTTGTTTGGCTGGAAGTTAACTTGAAAATTAATTTTCCTTGTTTATGGGGGTTTGTGTGCTTAACCTTCTAAAAGTTCTCAAACATCATTGGATACTTTGATGACCAGTTCTTTGGAAGAGGAGTATGCCACATCTTTAAGACCAAATGTCTATAAATCTCAGATGTTATCTCTCTTCCCTTAGCTTTTTACTTTCCgcttattttctttattcttacactacaagaaaattagtGAATTACGACAGTTCATTTTAGAAGGTTACGACGGTTAGAACCGCACAATGTGCACATTACGACAGTTGTTATTTTGTCCTAAAAACGTGTGTCGCGGGGTTGCATTGCGACGGTTGTCAAAACCGTTATACCAACTGTCGTTCTATGTTACGACGGTTTGGGAACTGTCGTTTAATGATAATTGCGACAGTTACCAACAGTCGGGAAATGtcgtttgttttttgtttttaattttaattgtgacGGTTTCAAACTGTCGTGTGTGTGACATTGTGACTGTTCAAACCGTCGTAATTTTgatataaaatttttaatatatttttcatgGTAACGGTTTAAAGCGCCATTAATTATTAAACTTTTACTTTTAATAACAGTTTAAACcattattaattttaatctatagtattttttaaatattttttattttattttaattataatctactgaaatatttttaaattcagtattatttttttctttaaattatttttatttatgttattattattttgtaatattttttatttgattttctatcacttttaaacgtagtaaaattaatttcaatacaaaaacatgtaatatcAAATAAACATCTGTGATATCAAAAAAATGTGAGTTCCATAATCATGTCATGTAATACAAAAAATCGAAAAACATATCAAATCCTAATCTTATAATAATAAGATTCATAGTGCCAAAAATACATAGGAAATTTTATAATCTAATTAATTCATAGCAACGTCTAATTTGTCCTTCTTGATGATCCATTATCTGCAATTCGGTAGCTAGACTCAGAAGAACGTCTACCATCAGCGGGTGATTCCAATCCCTGAAAGaaaaaaagtattaaaataatattatttaaaataatactcatgaactttaattttaaatgcatCAAAATAATATACCTGTCTTCCACTAGAATTTTGCATTTGCCTTAAGCGTTCAATTTCCTCTGTCATAGCATTGTCCCTTTGCTTTAAGAATGCGACTGCCTCCATCAATTCATCAATTTTTGAATTCTTTTCTTTAAGTGCATTAATTTCTTCttgcatttcctttattttttcattttcttccaaAGAAGTCGCCGATCTCGTAGATCTATTAATTTGAGACGGCGTAACTCCAAGTCCCATACTACGAACATATCCAGGATGTTCTTTTTCCAAATTAATTGTTGCAGTACCTTATGTACTATATCTATTTCTTCTAATCTTTTAGAGCTGACTCAAAAGTTAGTGGTTAACTCATGCAATTTAGTGTTAATTAGCTTCTTGCTaaactataaatttaaaatagataTTTCAATCATGTTCTATCTAAGGGATCCAAACTGCAACATGTAGTCACCATATATATTGCATTCTAAGCGATTCAATTCTGCAAactttatgtaatttatttttattgattgtaTTGTATTGTACTGCAGGACATAAATCAACTACACAAAGATGTGGTCAAACTATTAACACACTTCAATCCCAGAATTCAAAATACAGAGAAAATTAAACAGGAGTGACATCTCTTTCTCAAGTAGCATTGTTGATTCAAATGAGACATCAGAGACTATAAGCAACAGGACTCATCAGAAACATATGGTGTATGGTTTGGTTAAGACCCAAACTTATAACAAGGCGAGTCGACAACGTTTTTATGGATGGTCAAACTATTAACACACTATTTGCACGCAAACAGTTCAGTTTATACAACCTATTGCCATTTCAATtcaagcattcaaaagaaaacgtGTAGAACAGAATtcagagaaaaataaataggtGGAAACATCATCATATTGCTACAATTCATATTCAACAACCAAAGGCCAAATTTAAAGCAACTCAAGATAGAACATCATAAACCTACTCATCCAATTAACTAACAGTTAACCTTTACCTCTAATTATTCATTATATCATTTCATTAGAAAACCTTAAATTGATAAAAGCATCaatagaaaaccctaattgataTAAGCAACAATAGAAAAGAATATCGAAACTTACAGTTTAATCTATAGAAGGAGAACTTGATGTGAGTTAGGAAGTGAACTACATGCCCTAATTTCCACAACCATACACGAACTCACCAAACACGAAACACGCAGGAGAAGGGATTTCGGACTGAGAAGAGTGAGAGAGGATGCTCAGATTCAAAGGGAAGCCATTGAAGCTGCTCAACAATCATATTGATGCCGCTCAACTCAAGGTCTAACAAAAGTCTGTGTGAACAAAGGAAAAGTGAAATAAATTAACGTGTTTAGGGTGTTTCTGCGCGGGCAAAGGGTTTTAGGGTGACGGCGGGCCGGTAACCGTCGTGACCTTTAATAAAATGTTCAGATATCTGTGTTGAGAGAGTATATGGGTGTCGCGACGGTTGTTTTTACAGTTGTGCCTTTggttaattttttattgttttaagtgGTAATTGTGTCTTGAAATGTTTAAGGGGGCGAGAATATTTTTACTGTTGGGATTTTTATATTAGGATGGTTTAAGTAACCGTCGTAACCTAACATTTAGGGCGGTTCATGTAACAACCGTCGCAatctttaataatttttaaaaaatataaggaCAGTTGGTGTAAACCGTCGTGGCAACCGTCTCTACAGGAGAGTTACAACAGTTATCAAGTAACTGTCGCAATTTTTGTGTCgtaaaatcataattttcttgtagtgttaaTTTCCACTGCTTATccaaaaaaattttataaaattttttcaaactttgatttggaaaatgaatttattttaaactatCGTTTTCAAACCTCCACAATTCACCCCCATCCCTCACGTGTATGGAGTCACGTGTTCAACACTTCTTAAAAAAGATACATTACTTGAGAGATAATACGCTCTTGGGTAAATTACAAATATGCCCTtcattcaaaacaaatattttcacTAAGCACAACAACAATCTCAAAGCACTAAGGCGGAATTTAAGggagaaaaagagaaatttatAGCCTTTTTAGTTATTTTAAATGGTAGAGGAATTCTCTATTTATAGCCTAAAGCATGGTATATAATTAAATACAATTCATGGCTATTTAAGTGCCATAATCGATTAGTCTTATCGATTATTAGAACCCAAAATAGAATAATTTGATCTCTAGTTGTTGTCAACAATTAAAAGACTTGTTCCAATCGATTATAAATGTTATAAATTGAAATAATTGATCATAGCACTAGGGCTAATCGATTATTCATTTGTAAACAAGCTTCTAATTGATCAGACAATTCCCTAATCAATGAGTTAGaccttaaaattatttttaggaGGTTTAACAAATTTAAGAGAGACTTTTCAAAGATTTTAAGTATGTGTGATTTTTCACTAGTAATTCCACAAATACCCTTGTGCCTTtacaagactctggtcactcaAACAGACGCACCCAAACGAGTTTTCACACTTCATTTCTTTTACAACTTTGAAGATTCAAGTCTTTGTCTcattatctttgactttagcATCATATAATAACTTTGAACCTAGCCTTTAGCTTGACAAGACTTGATATGTCTTTAAGTTGATTACCATCATTAGAGAGTTGAGAGACTAAACCATCGGAGAAACTTGAAACAAAAGTCTTCACTTAAATATCGTTAGATGACAGAGTTGACTTCAAAGAGATGACTTGATGCTTAAGTTAAGTCTTCTATTCATATGAACGGGATCATCTTCCAAAGGATAGCTTGATAAAACATCTTTGTACTGAGAGCATATTTGACCGCTTGAGCTATCTTCAAGAGATAAGGAGTTCACTTGATATCGTTGGATATCAGGTATTGTCATAGTCGAAATCAAATAGTTGATTGCAGCTTTGATATCCACCACTTTGAATCACCTTAATAGTACCTGCAAGCATATAAATTATACCTTCTCTCTCTGTTACCTTTTACggtgttaattttaaaaataattaccaAAGTGTTAGTTAACAAATTTTGTTGGTTTCTAGATGATCTTATGAGTCATCTCTAAATCACTTTTATTCCTAAGCACAAAACTTTTGATAATTCCATTCTTGCATAAGAAGTTGTTCATCTCAAGCACCCACTCTCGATCAAAAAAATGTATTATTGCTTTTAAAATTATTCTTCAGAAAGCTTATAACAATTTGAATgattttcttaatatttttaaaCTTGGTTGTCAAAATGATTATGAGTTGTTTTCGGGccagcaatatatatatatatatatatatatatatatatatatatatatatatatatatatatatatatatatatatatatatatatatatatatatatatatatatatatatatatatatatatatatatatatatatatatatatatatatatatatatatatatatatatatatatatatatatatatatatatatatatatatatatatatatatatatatatatatatatatatatatatatatatatataatttctaaaacatttaaattaaaattaaattttaataataataataatatcgaGAGACATGatagaataaattaaaattttaaaactataagtatattatattatattattaaattgataaaaatgaTATAATTATCCTATCATAAATAATGTTTATCTTGTAACCAAAGGAACCCTCCTAGTTTTTAGTCTCCCTTGCAATCATAAAGACGCGTCGAGAATGTCATTATGAATAAAGCTGTTTCTTGTAGAAACTTCTTTTATGTCAAGGTAGAACAAAATTTATAAACAGCTCGTGTTACTTGTGACATGAATTATGGTGGGTCTCTTTCAGAGAAAAAACTGGTGGACACCCATTATTACATTGGATGCTCTAAAGTCAGTAGTTATTAAAATGACAAAATGAAAAATTGATAAATCATAAATGTATATAGTACGTTATATTCGATGTATATATTTATGCCCATGAGGGGGATTGCTctctaaaatttttattttatataatttgtttatttgttttttttttttttttttataatagagaGGGCGTTAGTCCGAAAAAAGAGATTACACTACTATAAATCTAAGAATCGCAAAACCCATAATATCCCCATCATAAATTTCCTTAATCTCTAACGGACAATCTTCAAACAATATAATCGAGACATCCAGCGTGGTCCCCAAATTAGCTAACGCGTCCGCACACCGATTAGCCTCGCAGAAAACATGTACAATATCTATCTTCCAACTCCTTCTCATCCAAGCTCTAATTTGATTCGCTAAAGGAACTCCACAAGACAATTTTATTTTCCCCGTTTTAATCACATTCACCGCCATCTCTGAGTCTACATTAATTTCCACCTCTCTGAATCCCATCTGCCAAGCTAATTTAACGCAACACCCCCACAATTCCGCCTCCATAACAGTACAGCGCCCAATACCACGAGCAAACCCCACCAACCATTCCCCTTGACTGCCCCTAATCACGCCGCCGCATTCCGCATTACTACCCACTTTACACGCGCCATCCGTGTTTAACTTGACACAATGATGCACCGGAGGAATCCGTGTTTATTTTTTCTCCTCTTAAAAATTGACTCTGTATAATTacaaaatttcatttatttttactagCTTATAAAATTGATtggttaattttaaatttaaataattttgatttcttttatcatttatttttacttaatattgttgatgtatttatttttaattatatgttaTTTGTGACATATGACATTGTTGAAATTACACCCAAAATTTGGAGAATTCCGAATCAATTTTGATGATCAATAATTAATTCTTCCTATTGATTTGTCTCTTGTTCTTCACTTTTCACCTCAAGTGAATCAACCACACCTTAATTGCAAGATGATTCCGTTGCACGGTAATcgtgagagaagaaaagaaaagataaattgagaaagaaaagagaaattagGGTTTGAGAGAAAGGGGAAGAAGACGATATGCAGAACTTCTCTCTGCTCTCAACTTAAatttttattcaatcttttctctATGCAAATACATTGTTACCGTGATAGGGTACTACCTCCTTATTTATAGGCTTATGTTTCTTAAACACCAAATAATCTCCAACTAACCTAACTCAGCTAAAAGTAAGAAATAAAGCTAAAGCTAAATTTCTATCGAGATACACTTCTTCGATATTTTGACAGTTATATAATTTTGACACATAAAACATTTCGACAACAACAGGCTTTGTCGAAATGGTGTTTTGACACAAAGA includes these proteins:
- the LOC131618208 gene encoding uncharacterized protein LOC131618208, with product MGLGVTPSQINRSTRSATSLEENEKIKEMQEEINALKEKNSKIDELMEAVAFLKQRDNAMTEEIERLRQMQNSSGRQGLESPADGRRSSESSYRIADNGSSRRTN